From the genome of Flavobacterium luteolum, one region includes:
- a CDS encoding DUF3298 and DUF4163 domain-containing protein: MKNYLFILFLCLIFTSCKKELSFENETFEEKSTVPCTNDCPKITIEVPIAKNIKVTSDSINKKVFAVIKEIVFFEEDSVKVNDYKALSKSFITSYEEMHQKFPNDTFGWEAKIIGNVEFQSDQILNLKIDHYTFTGGAHGYQGYRSLLFDKKTGKTIFNKQLFKNENEFKTFAEKTFRSKYKIPEKANINATGLMFEGDKFQLPQNIFYTSEGLLLYYNSYEAASYADGPKELLFPYEEVKKYLNFQ; this comes from the coding sequence ATGAAAAATTACTTATTTATACTCTTTTTGTGTTTGATTTTTACAAGTTGCAAAAAAGAGCTTTCATTTGAAAATGAAACGTTTGAAGAGAAATCTACTGTACCGTGCACAAATGACTGCCCAAAAATCACCATAGAAGTTCCAATTGCTAAAAATATTAAAGTAACATCAGACAGCATCAATAAAAAAGTCTTTGCTGTTATTAAGGAGATTGTTTTTTTTGAAGAAGATTCAGTAAAAGTCAATGATTACAAAGCGTTGTCAAAATCTTTTATTACTTCATACGAAGAAATGCATCAAAAATTTCCGAACGATACTTTTGGCTGGGAAGCAAAAATAATCGGGAATGTAGAATTTCAATCAGACCAAATTCTGAATTTAAAAATTGATCATTACACTTTTACTGGTGGCGCACATGGTTATCAAGGTTACCGTTCGTTACTATTCGATAAAAAAACAGGAAAAACCATTTTCAATAAACAGTTGTTTAAAAACGAAAATGAGTTTAAAACTTTTGCTGAGAAAACATTTAGATCGAAATATAAAATTCCCGAAAAAGCCAACATTAATGCTACAGGTTTAATGTTTGAAGGTGACAAATTCCAACTGCCGCAGAATATATTTTATACTTCTGAAGGTTTACTTTTATATTACAACTCATACGAAGCCGCTTCTTACGCAGATGGTCCAAAAGAGCTTTTATTCCCATACGAAGAAGTAAAAAAATATTTAAATTTTCAGTAG